In a single window of the Olivibacter sp. SDN3 genome:
- a CDS encoding RteC domain-containing protein, translating to MILEFADDLYRELFEELELIEQEPITSKLEISKKLKVARSYLIKLKDKAIAQSFKDEQEEITFFKTKKPLFVSHMLYLLVRQRMELTKPETTAEQIKKYYRYGLKGIEKFYTDNRELYTYYRSGADHLDRLLFMRYVNEPPSWLCPARVDHDERFSTPADYLIAKIISNEHLIRYLQMLVSEKDGNMETETAADITWTGESINLLETAYGWYCTGQINNGQAGIGKIVRKLETVFNVKIGRPYRRFAEIKQRKRLSRTKFMDEMSKAIVKKLDDEDEYRPDTQNRND from the coding sequence ATGATACTCGAATTTGCAGATGATCTCTATCGGGAGCTTTTTGAAGAACTCGAATTGATCGAACAGGAGCCAATAACCAGTAAACTGGAAATTTCAAAAAAACTTAAGGTAGCTCGATCCTACCTGATTAAACTGAAAGACAAAGCGATAGCCCAATCATTCAAGGACGAGCAGGAGGAAATAACCTTCTTCAAGACAAAAAAGCCGCTGTTTGTAAGCCATATGCTTTACCTTTTGGTAAGGCAGAGAATGGAACTCACCAAGCCCGAAACCACAGCAGAACAAATCAAAAAGTACTACCGCTATGGCCTTAAAGGGATAGAGAAGTTTTACACGGACAATCGTGAACTATACACCTATTACCGTTCGGGCGCTGACCATTTGGACAGATTGCTGTTCATGCGTTATGTTAATGAACCGCCATCATGGTTATGCCCCGCAAGGGTTGACCATGACGAACGTTTCTCCACCCCAGCGGATTACCTCATAGCCAAGATAATCTCCAATGAGCACCTGATCCGCTATCTCCAAATGCTTGTTTCGGAAAAAGATGGAAACATGGAAACAGAAACCGCTGCCGATATAACCTGGACAGGGGAAAGCATCAACTTGCTTGAAACGGCCTATGGGTGGTACTGTACAGGGCAGATCAACAATGGGCAGGCAGGGATCGGCAAAATCGTACGTAAACTGGAAACAGTGTTCAACGTAAAAATAGGCCGTCCGTACAGGAGATTTGCCGAAATCAAACAGCGCAAAAGGCTAAGCCGTACAAAGTTCATGGACGAAATGAGTAAAGCGATTGTGAAAAAGCTGGACGATGAAGACGAATACCGCCCTGATACCCAAAATAGAAATGACTAA
- a CDS encoding IS3 family transposase: protein MCEVLNVSSSCFYRWLISPESPSEQRSKALLDKIQQVHSDSKYIYGSPRITAELHKKGEMVSRSYVARLMKKHGIRSKVKKKYRVTTDSSHSMG, encoded by the coding sequence ATGTGCGAAGTATTGAACGTTAGTAGCAGTTGTTTTTATCGTTGGCTGATTTCTCCGGAGTCCCCTAGTGAACAGCGAAGTAAAGCACTTCTGGATAAAATACAGCAGGTACACAGTGACAGTAAGTATATCTATGGTAGTCCAAGGATAACTGCAGAGCTGCATAAAAAAGGTGAAATGGTATCAAGAAGCTATGTTGCAAGGTTGATGAAGAAACATGGGATACGAAGTAAGGTCAAGAAAAAATATAGGGTGACCACAGATTCGAGCCATAGTATGGGATAG
- a CDS encoding IS3 family transposase — translation MSQKWVGDITYIHTDKGWLYLTTVIDLADRKVIGWSLSTDMTAKNTSVEAIRMAIKNRRVKDGLIFHSDRGIQYACDEFREVIVENRILQSMSRKANCWDNSVAESFFKTLKAEMVYHRKFMDQQSAKLEIFGYIEGFYNTKRTHSALGYKTPRQIEEMLLEKEKMAA, via the coding sequence CTGTCACAGAAATGGGTTGGCGACATTACCTATATCCATACTGACAAAGGGTGGCTTTATCTAACAACAGTCATTGATCTGGCGGACAGAAAAGTCATCGGATGGTCTTTGAGTACTGATATGACCGCTAAAAACACTTCTGTAGAAGCCATCAGGATGGCTATTAAAAACCGGCGTGTCAAAGATGGACTGATCTTCCATTCGGATAGAGGGATCCAATATGCCTGCGATGAATTCAGGGAGGTAATTGTAGAAAACAGGATACTTCAAAGCATGAGCAGAAAAGCGAATTGCTGGGACAATTCAGTTGCTGAGAGCTTTTTCAAGACATTAAAGGCTGAAATGGTCTATCATAGAAAATTCATGGATCAGCAGTCAGCTAAATTGGAGATCTTTGGATACATTGAAGGATTTTATAACACCAAAAGAACACATTCTGCTCTGGGTTATAAGACACCCAGACAGATCGAAGAAATGCTATTGGAAAAAGAAAAAATGGCAGCATAA
- a CDS encoding DUF4134 domain-containing protein, with translation MNRSHINPKKQAFAKALLYSFVFASYNFLISLKLFAQDGDAGIQAATDQIRGYFGLGCNLMYAIGAVVGIIGAIKVFNKWNAGEPDTNKVAASWFGSCIFLVIVATVLQSFFGV, from the coding sequence ATGAACAGATCACATATCAATCCAAAAAAACAGGCTTTTGCCAAAGCGCTCCTTTACAGCTTTGTTTTCGCTTCCTATAATTTTCTTATCTCCTTAAAGCTCTTCGCACAGGATGGAGATGCGGGTATACAGGCAGCAACCGATCAAATACGGGGCTATTTTGGTCTAGGCTGCAATTTAATGTATGCCATTGGCGCTGTGGTCGGAATCATAGGTGCCATCAAGGTTTTTAATAAGTGGAACGCCGGAGAACCGGACACCAATAAAGTAGCCGCCAGTTGGTTTGGAAGCTGTATTTTTCTGGTTATTGTGGCCACCGTGCTGCAATCGTTTTTTGGCGTTTAG
- a CDS encoding DUF4133 domain-containing protein, which produces MSSIYSINKGVSQPIVFKGLKAQYIAYLAVGLVALLILFAILYVIGISVFIVLPLILLLGTGLFFLIFHLSDRFGTDGLMKFLAKRRLPSSIRFRSRNLFTSLNATTHSINPQIKKR; this is translated from the coding sequence ATGAGCAGCATCTATTCTATCAATAAAGGTGTATCGCAACCGATCGTATTCAAGGGATTGAAGGCACAGTATATTGCCTATCTCGCTGTCGGGCTGGTAGCGCTCCTTATACTTTTCGCTATACTTTATGTGATAGGCATAAGCGTATTCATTGTACTTCCGCTTATCCTTTTGCTAGGTACAGGACTTTTTTTTCTCATTTTTCACCTAAGTGACCGCTTCGGTACAGATGGTTTGATGAAGTTCCTCGCTAAAAGAAGATTGCCCTCCTCGATACGGTTCCGTTCACGGAATCTATTCACCTCGCTCAATGCCACAACACATTCCATTAACCCTCAAATCAAAAAAAGATGA
- a CDS encoding IS3 family transposase, with protein sequence MTTDSSHSYGIAENLLQRDFSADALSQKWVGDITYIHTDKGWLYLTTVIDLADRKVIGWSLSTDMTAKNTSVEAIRMAIKNRRVKDGLIFHSDRGIQYACDEFREVIVENRILQSMSRKANCWDNSVAESFFKTLKAEMVYHRKFMDQQSAKLEIFGYIEGFYNTKRTHSALGYKTPRQIEEMLLEKEKMAA encoded by the coding sequence GTGACCACAGATTCGAGCCATAGCTATGGGATAGCTGAAAATCTCCTCCAAAGAGATTTTTCAGCGGATGCCCTGTCACAGAAATGGGTTGGCGACATTACCTATATCCATACTGACAAAGGGTGGCTTTATCTAACAACAGTCATTGATCTGGCGGACAGAAAAGTCATCGGATGGTCTTTGAGTACTGATATGACCGCTAAAAACACTTCTGTAGAAGCCATCAGGATGGCTATTAAAAACCGGCGTGTCAAAGATGGACTGATCTTCCATTCGGATAGAGGGATCCAATATGCCTGCGATGAATTCAGGGAGGTAATTGTAGAAAACAGGATACTTCAAAGCATGAGCAGAAAAGCGAATTGCTGGGACAATTCAGTTGCTGAGAGCTTTTTCAAGACATTAAAGGCTGAAATGGTCTATCATAGAAAATTCATGGATCAGCAGTCAGCTAAATTGGAGATCTTTGGATACATTGAAGGATTTTATAACACCAAAAGAACACATTCTGCTCTGGGTTATAAGACACCCAGACAGATCGAAGAAATGCTATTGGAAAAAGAAAAAATGGCAGCATAA
- a CDS encoding IS3 family transposase produces MCEVLNVSSSCFYRWLISPESPSEQRSKALLDKIQQVHSDSKYIYGSPRITAELHKKGEMVSRSYVARLMKKHGIRSKVKKNIG; encoded by the coding sequence ATGTGCGAAGTATTGAACGTTAGTAGCAGTTGTTTTTATCGTTGGCTGATTTCTCCGGAGTCCCCTAGTGAACAGCGAAGTAAAGCACTTCTGGATAAAATACAGCAGGTACACAGTGACAGTAAGTATATCTATGGTAGTCCAAGGATAACTGCAGAGCTGCATAAAAAAGGTGAAATGGTATCAAGAAGCTATGTTGCAAGGTTGATGAAGAAACATGGGATACGAAGTAAGGTCAAAAAAAATATAGGGTGA
- a CDS encoding conjugal transfer protein TraI, whose amino-acid sequence MKKYMIILPISATTLFVGLPTGASAQIAIAEVIRTGVKRVIKAVDLRVQRLQNETIWLQNAQKTLENQLSKLKLGEIADWTEKQKELYSKYYQELWEIKSAITYYRRMKELTTKQIELVDEYKWAWNLFKKDKHFTIEELDFMEKVYKGILEESLKNADELLLVVGSFKTQMSDAARLEMINNAADRIDGNVTDLKKFNHENIQLSIQRAQSIDEAVTLKEIYGIEN is encoded by the coding sequence ATGAAAAAATACATGATTATACTCCCGATAAGTGCCACAACGTTGTTTGTCGGCCTTCCCACAGGAGCCAGCGCACAGATCGCCATAGCGGAAGTGATACGAACCGGAGTGAAAAGGGTCATTAAGGCGGTTGACTTAAGAGTCCAAAGGCTACAGAATGAGACGATATGGTTGCAGAACGCGCAGAAAACCCTTGAAAACCAATTGTCGAAACTCAAACTGGGAGAAATAGCAGATTGGACAGAAAAACAGAAAGAGCTTTACAGCAAATACTATCAGGAATTGTGGGAGATCAAATCGGCTATCACCTATTACAGGCGTATGAAGGAACTCACCACTAAGCAAATCGAGTTGGTAGACGAATACAAATGGGCATGGAACCTATTCAAAAAGGACAAACATTTTACCATTGAAGAACTGGATTTTATGGAAAAGGTCTACAAAGGCATATTGGAGGAAAGCCTAAAGAATGCCGATGAACTTTTGCTGGTAGTAGGCAGCTTCAAAACACAGATGTCGGATGCGGCACGATTGGAAATGATCAATAATGCGGCAGACAGGATAGACGGCAATGTTACCGACCTGAAAAAATTCAATCACGAGAACATCCAGCTAAGCATCCAAAGGGCACAGTCAATAGATGAGGCGGTTACTTTAAAAGAAATTTATGGAATCGAGAATTAG
- a CDS encoding TerB family tellurite resistance protein: MKRNINRGWYLLFAICLYFYFVALPIQVSAQSTEIQQLLLNAEKLNQFKNILNEMKKGYTIVSNGYGTIKNIAEGNFSLHEVFMDGLMLVSPEVRKYGRIADIITYQNRIISEYKSAFAHYRSVGLFNTGEMEYISRVYGKLSAQSLDNLDDLLTVITSSKLRMSDEERLKAIDRIYADMQDKLLFVRNFNEKADVLLLQRQRESKGINTVKQYFNIN; this comes from the coding sequence ATGAAACGAAATATTAACAGGGGCTGGTATCTGCTATTTGCCATATGCCTATACTTCTATTTTGTGGCATTGCCCATACAGGTATCGGCCCAATCAACAGAAATCCAGCAATTACTGCTCAATGCCGAAAAATTGAACCAGTTCAAGAATATACTTAATGAGATGAAGAAAGGCTATACCATCGTGAGCAATGGTTACGGTACGATAAAAAACATAGCAGAGGGTAATTTTTCGTTGCATGAAGTTTTTATGGACGGTCTGATGCTAGTCAGTCCCGAAGTCAGGAAGTATGGCCGGATCGCTGATATTATTACCTATCAGAACAGGATTATTTCAGAATACAAGTCGGCCTTTGCCCATTACAGGAGTGTGGGTCTATTCAATACAGGCGAAATGGAATATATAAGCAGAGTTTACGGAAAACTATCCGCACAGAGCCTAGATAACCTCGATGACCTACTGACAGTAATCACTTCGTCCAAGTTAAGGATGAGTGATGAAGAACGTTTAAAGGCCATTGACAGAATTTACGCAGATATGCAGGACAAGTTGCTTTTTGTCAGGAATTTCAATGAAAAAGCAGATGTACTGTTATTGCAGAGACAAAGGGAATCAAAAGGAATCAATACCGTCAAACAATACTTCAACA